One genomic segment of Cellulophaga sp. HaHaR_3_176 includes these proteins:
- the pyk gene encoding pyruvate kinase, with protein MPTKKKTKIVATLGPATSKKEVLRQMIEAGVDVFRINFSHADYSDVTERVTMIRELNEEMGVNVSILGDLQGPKLRVGVMAGEIVVAPGDEITFVTGKPFEGNAERVYMNYASFPKDVNVGEKILLDDGKLMFEVLSTNKDNEVKAKVIQGGPLKSKKGVNLPNTNISLPALTEKDIKDAIFAVSLKVDWIALSFVRFSQDLIDLQSLIKEHSDEKIPIIAKIEKPEAVENIDKIVAYCDGLMVARGDLGVEVPAQEVPLIQKQLVLKAKKARIPVIIATQMMETMITSLTPTRAEVNDVANSVMDGADAVMLSGETSVGNYPVQVIEKMASILETVENSNLIKVPHEAPHIRTNRFITKSVCYHAAIMANDIKAKAISTLTNSGYTAFQISAWRPSAHILVFTSNRRILTQLNLLWGVKAFFYDKYVTTDETIEDVNKMACEKGFLEVGDMLISLAAMPMKDKGMVNTLRVTEIEKSHM; from the coding sequence ATGCCAACTAAAAAGAAAACGAAAATTGTTGCTACTCTAGGACCAGCTACAAGTAAGAAAGAAGTGCTTAGACAAATGATCGAAGCAGGAGTAGATGTTTTTAGAATTAACTTTTCTCATGCAGATTATAGTGATGTTACAGAACGTGTTACTATGATTCGTGAATTGAATGAAGAAATGGGTGTTAACGTTTCTATCTTAGGTGATTTACAAGGTCCTAAGCTTAGAGTTGGTGTAATGGCAGGCGAAATTGTAGTTGCTCCAGGTGATGAGATTACATTTGTTACTGGAAAACCTTTTGAAGGTAATGCTGAGCGTGTATACATGAACTATGCATCTTTTCCTAAAGATGTAAATGTAGGAGAGAAAATTCTTTTAGATGATGGAAAGTTAATGTTTGAAGTGCTTTCTACAAATAAAGACAACGAAGTTAAGGCTAAGGTTATACAAGGTGGTCCTTTAAAATCTAAAAAAGGTGTAAACCTTCCAAATACAAACATCTCTTTACCGGCACTTACTGAAAAAGATATTAAAGATGCAATTTTTGCAGTTTCATTAAAGGTAGATTGGATAGCTTTATCCTTTGTTCGCTTTAGTCAAGATTTAATAGATCTTCAAAGTCTTATAAAAGAACACTCTGATGAGAAAATTCCAATTATAGCTAAAATTGAAAAACCAGAGGCTGTTGAAAATATAGATAAAATTGTTGCTTATTGTGATGGTTTAATGGTTGCTCGTGGAGATTTAGGTGTTGAAGTTCCTGCTCAAGAAGTTCCATTAATTCAAAAGCAATTAGTGTTAAAAGCTAAAAAAGCAAGAATACCAGTTATTATTGCAACTCAAATGATGGAGACTATGATTACAAGTCTTACACCAACTAGAGCAGAAGTTAATGATGTTGCTAACTCAGTTATGGATGGTGCAGATGCAGTAATGTTATCAGGAGAAACATCTGTAGGTAACTACCCAGTTCAAGTAATTGAAAAAATGGCTAGTATATTAGAAACAGTAGAGAACTCTAACCTAATTAAGGTGCCACATGAAGCTCCACATATTAGAACAAATAGATTTATAACAAAATCTGTTTGTTATCATGCAGCAATTATGGCTAATGATATCAAAGCAAAAGCAATTTCTACATTAACAAATAGTGGTTATACTGCTTTTCAAATATCAGCTTGGAGACCAAGTGCACATATTTTAGTATTTACATCAAATAGGAGAATACTTACGCAATTAAACCTTTTATGGGGTGTAAAAGCGTTCTTTTATGATAAGTATGTTACTACTGATGAAACGATAGAAGACGTTAATAAAATGGCTTGTGAAAAAGGCTTTTTAGAAGTAGGTGATATGTTAATTAGTTTAGCTGCTATGCCTATGAAAGATAAGGGTATGGTAAACACACTTAGAGTTACAGAGATTGAAAAATCTCATATGTAA
- a CDS encoding IPExxxVDY family protein, whose protein sequence is MSLDFYEDSFALIAMHCSLEDFTLAYTINKHLKCGFKRRKQNLVFSDNLSLPIFEWKDTINDRYWTLISNSVQIEDINDNNGFFADVPSQTKKHLIPEYKNVDYFIKLEQEDLESEEDILKSILAIPKIITAYTVNTDALKSKNNLIF, encoded by the coding sequence ATGTCACTGGATTTTTACGAAGATTCTTTTGCTTTGATTGCTATGCATTGTAGTTTAGAAGACTTTACACTAGCTTATACTATAAATAAGCATCTTAAGTGTGGTTTTAAAAGAAGAAAACAGAATTTAGTATTTTCAGACAATTTATCACTTCCTATTTTTGAATGGAAGGATACTATAAATGATAGGTATTGGACATTAATATCCAATAGCGTACAAATTGAAGATATTAATGATAACAATGGTTTTTTTGCAGATGTTCCATCACAAACAAAAAAACACTTAATCCCAGAGTATAAAAATGTGGATTACTTTATAAAATTGGAGCAAGAAGATTTAGAGTCTGAAGAAGATATCTTAAAATCAATATTAGCGATTCCGAAAATAATTACAGCTTACACGGTAAATACCGACGCTTTAAAATCTAAAAATAATTTAATATTTTAA
- the rnc gene encoding ribonuclease III, with protein MNFPSNIFNSHSKEDGDFFLGVSRILGFKPKKLDIYKKAFLHRSANVKDASGAPMNYERLEFLGDSMLGTIISKYLYNESPTGDEGYLTKMRSKIVSREHLNELGKDLNLIEFVESRIPKSHFGDNIHGNVFEALVGAIYLDRGYKYCEKFISTRVIEPYVDIEQLEGKVISYKSLVIEWCQKQKKSFFYDIYEDSGNDTVKHFGVKLKIDDKVVAKARATSKKKAEEMASKRAYYALQNKIDKE; from the coding sequence ATGAATTTTCCCTCAAATATATTTAATTCCCATTCTAAAGAGGATGGGGATTTTTTTTTAGGGGTATCCCGAATACTTGGTTTTAAACCAAAAAAATTAGATATCTATAAAAAAGCTTTTTTACACAGATCTGCGAATGTAAAAGATGCTAGTGGAGCACCTATGAATTACGAAAGACTAGAATTCTTGGGAGATTCTATGTTGGGTACAATAATATCTAAATATTTATATAACGAGTCTCCAACGGGTGATGAGGGTTATTTGACTAAAATGCGATCTAAAATAGTAAGTAGAGAGCATTTAAATGAGTTAGGTAAAGATTTAAACCTTATTGAGTTTGTAGAAAGTAGAATTCCAAAATCTCATTTTGGAGATAACATTCATGGTAATGTTTTTGAGGCCTTAGTAGGTGCTATTTATTTAGATAGAGGTTATAAATATTGCGAAAAATTTATTAGCACAAGAGTTATTGAGCCCTATGTTGATATAGAGCAGCTTGAGGGTAAAGTTATTAGTTATAAAAGTTTAGTTATTGAGTGGTGTCAAAAACAAAAGAAATCATTTTTTTACGACATTTATGAAGATTCTGGTAACGATACTGTAAAGCATTTTGGGGTAAAGCTTAAAATTGATGATAAAGTTGTTGCAAAAGCAAGAGCAACTTCAAAAAAGAAAGCTGAAGAAATGGCATCTAAAAGAGCTTATTATGCTCTTCAAAATAAAATTGACAAAGAATAA
- the fabF gene encoding beta-ketoacyl-ACP synthase II, with the protein MQLKRVVVTGIGALTPIGNTVEEYWDSLVKGKSGSAPVTYYDSEKFKTKFACELKNFNALDFFDRKEARKLDRFAQYALVSSDEAIKDCGIDFDTIDKFRVGVIWGAGIGGLETFQNEVLNFASGDGTPRFNPFFIPKMIADIAPGNISIKHGFMGPNYTTVSACASSANAIFDALNSIRLGHCDVIVTGGSEAAVTIAGMGGFGAMHALSTRNDEMESASRPFDATRDGFVLGEGAGALILEEYEHAKARGAKIYAEVAGGGLSSDAYHMTAPHPEGIGVVRVMENCLKDAGLKPEDVDAINTHGTSTPLGDVAELKAISKVFGDHAPNININSTKSMTGHLLGAAGAIEAIASILSIEHGIVPPTINHKHVDENIDPRLNLTLNKAQKRDVKVALSNTFGFGGHNACVIFKKID; encoded by the coding sequence ATGCAGTTAAAGCGAGTTGTTGTTACTGGAATTGGGGCATTAACCCCAATAGGTAATACTGTTGAGGAGTATTGGGATAGTTTAGTTAAAGGTAAAAGTGGTTCAGCCCCTGTTACTTATTACGATAGCGAAAAGTTTAAAACTAAATTTGCTTGCGAACTTAAAAACTTTAATGCTTTAGATTTTTTTGATCGAAAAGAAGCAAGAAAGTTAGATAGATTTGCTCAATACGCACTAGTATCTTCAGATGAAGCAATAAAAGATTGTGGAATCGATTTTGATACTATTGATAAATTTAGAGTTGGAGTTATCTGGGGAGCAGGTATTGGAGGTTTAGAGACTTTTCAAAATGAAGTATTAAATTTTGCTTCTGGAGACGGAACTCCAAGGTTTAATCCTTTCTTTATTCCAAAGATGATTGCTGATATTGCTCCAGGTAATATTTCAATAAAGCATGGCTTCATGGGGCCAAACTATACTACTGTTTCTGCATGTGCTTCATCTGCAAATGCAATATTTGATGCGTTAAACTCTATTCGTTTAGGGCATTGTGATGTTATTGTAACAGGTGGTAGTGAAGCAGCGGTGACTATTGCTGGTATGGGAGGTTTTGGTGCTATGCACGCATTATCTACTAGAAATGATGAAATGGAATCAGCCTCAAGACCATTTGATGCTACCAGAGATGGTTTTGTATTAGGTGAGGGAGCAGGAGCTCTAATTCTTGAAGAATATGAGCATGCAAAAGCAAGAGGAGCAAAAATATATGCAGAAGTTGCTGGTGGTGGGTTATCAAGTGATGCTTACCATATGACGGCTCCACACCCAGAAGGCATTGGAGTAGTTAGGGTAATGGAAAATTGTTTAAAAGATGCAGGCTTAAAACCTGAAGATGTAGATGCGATTAATACACATGGTACTTCTACACCGCTTGGTGATGTTGCTGAATTGAAAGCAATTTCAAAAGTATTTGGTGATCATGCTCCGAATATCAATATAAACTCTACAAAATCGATGACTGGGCATTTATTAGGTGCAGCAGGTGCAATAGAAGCGATTGCATCAATATTGTCTATCGAGCACGGTATTGTTCCTCCAACAATTAATCACAAACATGTAGATGAAAATATAGATCCAAGGTTAAATTTAACTTTGAATAAAGCTCAAAAGAGAGATGTGAAAGTTGCTTTAAGTAATACATTTGGTTTTGGTGGGCACAATGCATGTGTAATTTTCAAAAAAATTGATTAA
- a CDS encoding acyl carrier protein, producing the protein MSDIASRVKAIIVDKLGVDENEVVTEASFTNDLGADSLDTVELIMEFEKEFDIQIPDDQAENIATVGQAISYIEEAK; encoded by the coding sequence ATGTCAGATATTGCATCAAGAGTTAAAGCTATCATTGTTGATAAATTAGGTGTAGATGAAAACGAGGTTGTTACAGAAGCAAGCTTCACAAATGATCTAGGAGCAGATTCATTGGATACTGTTGAATTGATAATGGAATTCGAAAAAGAGTTTGATATTCAGATTCCTGATGATCAAGCAGAGAATATTGCTACTGTTGGTCAAGCGATCAGTTATATAGAGGAAGCAAAGTAA
- the purN gene encoding phosphoribosylglycinamide formyltransferase: MKRIVLFASGSGSNVENIFQYFQNNAEVSIATVLTNKIDAKVLERCNRLKISALYFNKTAFTETDSVLDFLKSTNPDLIILAGFLLKIPEKLVKNFPNKIINIHPALLPKYGGKGMYGMNVHNAIKANNEQETGITIHFVNENYDEGAIIKQVKVKLLPEDSADDIAKKVHQLEYEHFPKAIEELLND; encoded by the coding sequence ATGAAACGTATTGTTCTTTTTGCTTCTGGTTCTGGATCTAATGTTGAAAACATATTTCAATATTTTCAAAACAATGCAGAGGTTAGTATAGCCACTGTTTTAACTAACAAAATCGATGCCAAAGTTTTAGAAAGATGTAATAGATTAAAAATCAGTGCATTATACTTTAACAAAACAGCATTTACCGAAACTGATTCTGTTTTGGATTTTTTAAAATCTACCAATCCAGATTTAATTATATTGGCTGGTTTTCTCTTAAAAATACCTGAAAAGCTTGTAAAAAACTTCCCAAATAAAATAATAAATATTCACCCAGCGCTCTTGCCAAAATATGGAGGTAAAGGAATGTACGGAATGAATGTTCATAACGCGATTAAAGCTAATAATGAGCAAGAAACAGGTATAACTATCCATTTTGTCAATGAAAATTATGACGAAGGTGCCATAATAAAGCAAGTAAAAGTAAAATTATTACCTGAAGATTCTGCTGATGATATTGCAAAAAAAGTACATCAATTAGAATATGAGCATTTTCCTAAAGCAATAGAAGAGTTATTAAATGATTAA